taatttacattataaagaataattcatttaaataatttaaatatttaataacatGTGAACcaatacaaatttgttttatttaatctaTTAATAATAGGCTTCAATAAGCATTAGGACTGAAACTATACATGCTTTATTATGCTCtggatattttatattaaacattaGGATAAATATTCGTAAAAAACgaacatgtaattttttttttattgagaaTAATACAATCTTCATGGTATTGAGTTATGttacatttttcaaaataaatttaaacacaTTTGGCCTGGATAATATTAATTGACAGACTTTagatataaaatacataagaatTTTCTACaaaagatatattattaattaaaatcaataaGTTAAAGATACATTCACTTATTGATTTAGCCTTTAAAACCTAATAGTTTATACCCAACACAACCCAAAAACCATACAATAAAATTGTAGAAGGTTAGTTCCCCATTATTTTCAATCTAATCCATTGATTGAATCTAATCTAACGGTCTGGGCCTCGCCGGATTCAATGGTGGATGGACCCTGAACCGTTAGATTAGAGCTTATCAACGGACTAGATTGAATTTGGGATGTAGTGGATGGAACAAGTATAATAAACCTCTATTCCGTGTGTGTTTTCTCTTTGAGAGAAACTATTTATCTCGTTTGTGTGTTCTTTCTGTCCAACCCATATTATGCATCTTCTTcgacttctttttatttttctcgttTCATTtcgttttctattatttttttgctaatgttttcctaaatttttacatatgtttttgccaaatatttatttctctctctctaaataataatacaaaacaTACAATCAATTAACCAAAAATCCATCTTAGAATTCTTTTCAATCataacattaccttattcactATATTATTTAACCTTaattcaaaacattttttaaatcaaagttCTCACATGTTCCGTTAAATATAATTCTTGCAATCTTCAAAgcctaattatttataaatcatatatggATATTATAAgagattaataattattatagttacgaatatatttttatatgaatatgaaatcatttatCGATttctacaaatttttttatattaattattttatgtagtatataaatataaaaataaattatcaaacattattacactttctatatttttgaaaattagctACCATTAATTATCCTCCTAAATATTAAATAAGAAGTCATTTAAGTGACTTTTGTTTAGATGTCAATCATATAGAACTAAAATAAAGATAAGTCTagaattaattaattatcacttaccaaatagtctaaataatattataaataaacatttatggtaactaattttcaaaattatagaaagtgtTATATTTATAcactacataaaataattagtagaacacaatttatagaaataaatataatgatttcacattcttatataaataattatattcatataaaaataattataataattattggCATATAATGTCCATATATGTCTTATAAgtcatttatgaaaaaaataaaacatttataaaattatttttcatggcttctaaaattattttatcttaattttaaattatttatatgagtttataaaacattataaaaaataaatattctcctatatattaaatgagaaaTTACTTAAGTGATTTTTGCTTATATGTCAATCATTTGTGAAgtcttaagaaaattattataatttgcttggtcaataatttttagttcagatttaaaatcaaaaataaatctagagacaattaatattaattgacGATTAATATTAATTGCCAAATAATctaaattatatacaaataatgaCTTGTTGTTGCGTTTGAGTTTGAGAGTTTCAGAAAAGTGCAAGACTTGTAGAAACTTTGGGTTTGAAGGTAGGACTTTTGTTCCACTTTATTGTGATTGGTATTTCTGTTAATGAACTTAATGGACTCGTTTAATCGAATTCATACAATTAGTTAGTCAGTATGGGCCGGAATTGGGCCTGCTAAAACCCCTCTTACCCATTTGGTGAAATTCAATAACTTTTCCAATTTGTCACCGTCCCGGAGATGCCTGTTTCTCGCTTCCGGCGACGTAATCGGCGATTGCTGTAGACGCTCAACTATATCGCTCTTTCACGAAATTTTCTGTTTTCCTACGAGCCCTTAGACGCAATTATATATCTTTGTCTATTGTTGCCATTCTCGTAAAGTCAACTCGAAGATGCGTTGGTGTTTCTCCCGGTGATGACAGATTCAACAGTTCCGCTGTGTTTCTCCGACTAGCTGAGATAAATATACTGTTAGTCTCTATCTATGGGATTTGCAACAATGCAGACTTCTCTTAGTCAAGAATCTATGGCGGATATGAAATGTAATTCATCACTTTTTGGTCACTTATTCTATAATTATAATGCCTAAATCAAAGATATTTGCTGTCACATTTGTAAATTGTTATGTGATGAGAAAAATGTTGTATATTCTAAgcaacttgtttttttttttgctaaatatgaaTAGAATAGGTGTTTTCCTCTACTATGCTCaggaataatttttaaaatttatattatatttaaaaataaattatattattattttaaattttattatttcttaccatataatttttttaaatgaacataaaattaagataaaataataaaaaaaaatattttaaattatatttaaaaataaatatgtgtatatttaaaattataatcttagatagattttttatctattacttTTGGAtacaatatattaaatcaacttctattaaattaatttaaaaattgatataaaggatatataattatcaaaaagtaTAACTAAacagtatttctaaaaaaaattagatacatAAAAGAAGCTAACaatttaaattgtaaaaaaaattgaaaatttttaagaataaaattgtataattataaaaaatagaaataaacaaTATTGCAAagtttgtaaaatattattatatttctattattatattatttaatggcatatttaaatagatttattttaatgatgatgaaTAATTTACTagcatatttaaaaaaagtttacaaaaaatataaataaatattaaatataattgtttatgTCACATTTAGCCATAAGCCATGTCACCATAGAGAGGACGTGTGTCAAAATCACTTTGCAAATAATGTCTAGAGGatattaaaaagtttacaaaaaatataaataaacattaaatataattGTCCATGTCACATTTAACCATAAACAATGTCATCATTTCTAATATGTCATGTCACAtttgtttaatgaaaatgattatAGAGGAGACATATGTCAAAATCATTTTGCAAATAATTTCTAGGGGATTTGTAATTCATCTTTCACATTTATTAATTTCCAAGTCAACTTGTATTTATTGTTATAGAATGAGAAGGTTGTACTCTGCTTATAATATTGTTCCTTAAAAAATTTAGTGCTAATCTCTTAGTTGTTTTCTATTTGATTGTGACATTAACAGACATATCAATAAAGAAAGAAGCACTGTTGATGATGAATGATACTGATATTAGGGAGGGTGACTTTATTcacaatatttataaagttgTTTTCTTGTTGATTTGGTTGCCATCGGCATAAATAGGACAGCAAGAGACCGATATGTTCATGGTGCAAAGTGCAAACTCTATTACATAGGAGAAATGTATGTTTCATCCCCGTGAGAGGTAAGGTTATGACCTTCTTCGGTTTCCCCCTTgaaacaaattatattataaggGAAATATATTCTAACAGTTTGGTGCATCTTCGTTTCAAATGCATGACCTTTTTCTCGTTGCGGATAGCATCCTTAGCTGATTTTGTGAACCTATAATTATTGTTATGGATTGGATATGAGGGTCTAATTAATAATCACATTTGTTTGCTTAGTTCATATTTGGATAACAGCATACCAAATATTGGGAAAGATGGTGGAAATCACCTTGAAGTCTGTGGATATGACATTCTTTGTTGCTTAAAAGTGGGATTTAAATGGTCGTTGTCGTATAAAGTTGACCttgacataaatatatagtacaATATGCATATTACATAGAGAAAGTTATCCCCTTCATATTATCATTTAGTATTTTAATGTCAATGAGTATCTTGCGCCTCGATATTTTAAACCGTATATAAGACTTTAGAGACTAGACGTGAATCCGTTAACTCGACAGTTTCAATGATTTGACTTTGAAGTCACTCAATTTATTAGAAGCTGCTTGGTCTGGTTTGCAGCTTCACCGTCAACCTTTTATTGTCAATGATCAATCTTTTGAAATTTTCctctttaataatataaaaggcCCATCAAGCCACTTTATTTACCAATATCCTTTTTCATTGGAATTCATTTGCTGTCTTGACTAAGACAGGTGTCCGAAAGTCTTACCAAGGGAAAAGTTATATACCCTAAAGATTCCAAAGCAGCCGTAAGTTTTTGACTCTGGTGTCATAATCAATTCGTCTATACAAccagagaggaagaagataacTGTTAACCAGTCTGACAAGAGAAAGCAAAAGAAGAACgataactctctctctctctattcccAATGATTCGAGGATCGCTTCTGGGAATCATCTGGATGATATGTTGTGTGTGCACGTCACTCCAACAAGAGACGACGTTCGTCTACAACGGCTTCGACCAAGGAGATCATCGTATTCATCTTGACGGTGGTGCAAGAATCCTTCGAAAAAATGATGTCCTGCAGCTGACGAATGAAACAACAACGCAAATAGGTCGTGCTTTCTtcgagcagcctattgagttcaAACCATCTGAACCAGTCTCGTTCTCGACCCATTTTGTGTGCGCGCTGGTCCGTGTAGGTGATGTGAGTGGCCATGGCATGGCCTTCTTTGTGTCTCATTCCACTGATTTCGTAGGCGCCGAACCAACTCGATTCTTTGGGCTTTTCAACGCCAATGGAGCTGCTTCCACACGTGTGTTGGCTGTTGAGCTTGATATATCCAAAGCTCCAGATGTGCTCGACATCAGTGACAATCACGTTGGGATTGATGTGAACAGCGCAAAGTCTGTGAAAGCTGAAAACGCTTCTTATTTTTCAGACAGAGAAGGTAGGAAGGTTGACATGAATCTCTTGAGTGGAGATCCTATCCAGGTTTGGGTGGATTATGTAGGAACAACACTCAACGTTTCAATTGCTCCTCTTGAAAACCAGAAACCGAGCCGACCTCTTTTGTCATCACCATCCATCAATCTTACAGAGATCGTGCAAGGCAGAAGGATGTTTGTCGGGTTTTCGGGTGCAACCGGGTCCATCATGGTCAACCAGTACTTACTCGGGTGGAGTTTTAGCAAAAGCATGGCGTCGCTGCAGAAGATTGACATCTCAAAGCTTCCCAAAGTTCCTCACCCTAGCAATAAAAACAAGTCTTCATCTACGGTGCGCAATGCTCTGTTGGGTTTGATAGCTTTCTTAGTCTTGGGGCTTGTTTTCGGAGCTTATATGTATAGGAGAAACTTGTACGCCGAAGTAAGAGAGGAATGGGAGAAGGAGTATGGTCCCCTCAGGTATTCCTACAAATCTTTATACAAAGCAACAAAAGGGTTCAGTAGAGATGAATTTCTTGGGAAAGGAGGTTTTGGTGAAGTCTACAAAGGGACACTCCCTCGGAACATTGAGCTGAGAGAAGTGGCTGTGAAGAAAGTATCACACGAGGGTGAGCATGGTATGAAACAGTTTGTCTCTGAGATCGTGTGCATGAGGAGTTTAAAACACCGCAGCTTGGTTCCACTTCTTGGGTATTGCAGGAGGAAACATGAGCTAATACTAGTCTCTGAGTACATGCCAAATGGTAGCCTTGATCATTACTTGTTTAATCATGATAGACCTACTCTCCCCTGGCCGAGAAGATTtgcaattctcaaagacattgCGTTGGCTCTTAGTTACTTACATACAGAAGCTGACCAAGTTGTTATACACAGAGATATCAAAGCTTCTAACGTTATGTTGGACGCAGAGTTCAACGGAAGGTTGGGAGATTTTGGTATGTCCAGGTTATATGACAGAGGGACTGATCCAAGCACAACAGCTGCAGTTGGGACTATTGGTTACATGGCACCTGAGCTTACAACAATGGGACCTTCCACTGTGACTGATGTATATGCATTTGGTGTTTTCCTGCTTGAAATAACTTGTGGGAGGAGACCTGTGGAGGCTGGCTTTTCGGCTGCAAAACGTTTTCTTGTCCAATGGGTTGGTGAACGCTGGAGACGGTCTTCTTTGCTTGACGTTGTGGATCCAAGGTTGACAGAATTCTCATCCTGGGAAGTGGAGAGGGTTCTGAAAGTCGGTTTGCTCTGTGCAAACCTTGCTCCAGAAGCAAGACCGTCCATGGAACAAGTGGTGCAATACTTAAATGGAAACTTAGCTTTGCCAGAGTTTTGGCCATATTCTCCCGGAATTGGAGTTCTCACTCCAACGGCGTTTTCACAAGCACAGCTCATGGTCCCTTCACTATCACTGTCTTCTTCCTCATCCAACAACTCTATGTTTATTACTCATTCACTCCTCTACGGGAGTGGACGATGAAAGTTTCTAACAACTTTACGTATCTTTGGCGTCTTGTTATTAACTCTGGTTTTGAGCATTtccattatatttttgtttgatcttATACTCACACCATGTTCTTCTTGGCATTCTCCATCAAGTTTGACCGGTAGAAAGATGAAAAAGACTGATATTTTGTGTAAATTCTTGTACCTAAATACATTGATAATTGGTTGTTGTCACTCTTTTATTTAAGGCTTGAGCCTATTATATAGATTAAAGACATTCAAACATCAGAGATTTTGCATCAGCTTTTTGTTCCTTTGACAATGAGTCAAACTGATTCTCGTTTGATGTGACACATAATCTGATTATGATTTCTTTGAAGTTTTAGAATATGTCGAACTCACAAACGTCAAAGAGAACTGTTTGgtcattatatttatttgtgctGATCGTAGGTACCTGCAATGTATCCTATAGGAGATACATGATTCAGCCCATGGATCACAACAGGCTAAAGAACTCAAATATTGAGAGAAAGTGACAGATCAACTTTCTGTATGGGTTAAGAAAAGTAATCAGTGAGAAGCCTTGGCTTTGAATAATCTTTAAACAACAATGATGTGTGGAATCTGCGTATATTTTAAACAGAGAATACAAATAAATGATAGCTGTCTTTCGGAATTTATCATATATTGTTTAAGTCAACTCTTGTTAAAATTTCTTGGAAATGGCAAAATGCAGAATGTTCTTCTTGTGGTGCAATGATATAACCTTGTTTTTGCAGATGGAGAAGATACCTATTAACCATACCATCAACTCAGAGTCGGAGACAAGCTTATTCTCAAAATAGCAAAAACTCTGTCCCATTAACAAATGGCTCAAGGATTGGATCTGACCTGGATGGtgatctcttttcttcttcttcttcttctgattcatcTGTCAAGTCAACAAGAAACTAGGTTCATCTTCAACGGTTTTCGCCAGGGAGATCTTAACGTTGCTGGGGTTGCTCAGATCCTTCCCGGTGGACTACTGCAGCTGACCAACACTTCAGAGCAGAAGATGGGTCAGGCTTTCTTCAAGCAGCCCTTCGAGTTCAACTCATCTGAATCTCTCTCCTTCTCAACTCATTTCGCGTGTGCAATGGTGCGTAAACCGGGAGTAACCGGAGGGAACGGGATCGCTTTCTTCCTATCTCCCACCATGAATCTTTCAGAGGCAGATGCAACTCAGTACTTGGGACTTTTCAACACCACAACCAATATGTCTCCTTCATCTCGTATCTTCGCTGTTGAGCTTGACACTGTCCAAAGCGCAGAGTTTGATGACATCAATAACAACCATGTTGGTGTCAACGTGAACAGCCTGACCTCAACCGTATCTGCTCCAGCTGCTTACTTTTCAGACAAAGAAGGTAAGACTAAAACCATCAATCTCTTGAGTGGAGATTCCATCCAGGTCTGGGTGGACTTCGATGGAACTGTACTAAACGTTTCACTAGCCCCTCTCCGAGTTCAGAAGCCGAGTCAGAGTCTTATCTCAACATCCCTCGATCTCTCAGCACTTCTCCAAGGCAGAATGTTTGTCGGATTATCTGCAGCAACAGGGCAGTTAGCAAACAACCATTACATACTCGGTTGGAGTTTCAGCAGAAACAAACAATCATTACAGAGCCTAGACATCTCCAAACTTCCCAAAGTTCCTCACCCTAAGAAAAAACTCTCTCCGGTGCTGATTCTTCTCGTGATTGTACTCATAATCATAGTCTTGTTACTACTTGGAGGAGCTTATCTCTACAGGAGAAACAAGTACGCAGAAGTAAGAGAGGAATGGGAGAAAGAGTACGGTCCACACCGTTACTCTTACAAAACCATCTACAAAGCAACAAAAGGGTTCCACAAAGATGGGTTTCTCGGTAAAGGAGGATTCGGAGAAGTCTACAAAGGAACTCTCCCTCGTGAAGGAGACATAGCAGTGAAGAGATTCTCACACGACGGACAACGAGGGATGAAGCAGTTCGTGGCTGAGATAGCAAGCATGGGGAGATTAGACCACAGGAACTTAGTCCCGCTCCTCGGCTACTGCAGGAGAAAAGGCGAGTTCTTCCTCATCTCCAAGTACATGCCTAACGGAAGTCTCGACCAGTTGTTGTTCCGAGGAGGAGAATCACTATCTCTTCCATGGACCAAACGGTTTTGGATTGTAAAAGGAATAGCTTCAGCGCTCTGTTACTTACACAGAGAAGCCACGCAAGTTGTTCTCCACAGAGACATCAAAGCTTCCAACGTGATGCTCGACTCGGAGTTCAACGGGAAGCTGGGAGACTTCGGTATGGCTAGGTACCACGACCACGGAGCTAACCCGACCACGACGGGAGCTGTGGGAACCGTGGGATACATGGCTCCTGAGCTGACCTCGATGGGAGCTTCCACTAGAACCGACGTGTACGCGTTCGGAGCGTTCTTGCTCGAAGTAGCTTGCGGGAGGAGACCCGTGGAGCCTACCGCGGCGGCGGAGAGGCAGTTTCTTGTGAAGTGGGTTTGTGATTGCTGGAGGAAGAAGGATATACTCAAGGCTCGTGATCCCAAACTGAGCGGCGAGTCTTATTCGTCTCGGTCTGTGGAGTTGGTGATGAAGGTGGGGTTGCTGTGCACGAATCTCGTCCCGGAAGCGAGGCCGGAGATGGAGAGAGTTGTGCAGTATCTTGAAGAGCTGGTTCCGTTGCCGGATTTTGAACCGGATTCGCCGGGGATTGGGGTACTTAGTTCGGTTATGGTGGGAGGAAGCTCCTCTGTGGTGGTGTCTGACGGTTCGGGTCCGGTGACTGAGTCTATGTTTATTACTCACTCGATCCAGTACGGAGAAGGACGATGAAAGGATCTAACGACTTGAAGAAGCACTCTTAAGCTCAAACGTTTGTGttcttgtaattttattttatttttgttttgattttaaagtTTGCAATTAATATTTACTAGCAAACAAATCCACGCCTATTGGATTCTTTactaaaatttgtatttatttaattttaataaatatatttcttttatattttgtatatcttttataaatctaatttctttataaaattattagttgtGTTAAAATTTTCTCCCACATTtattaactatatttttttatcatacaCAAGTttgcaaaatatattatatggatATGAAAGATTAGTTTGAGttgttttaagtttattttattttatattttattttaaaatactgaTCAATTAAGGAATTTTTGAAAACACAAAGATGAAATATTGACAATGTTAGATGCTGAaaagaataacaaaaaattCATAGAGGTGTTTTAATAATCTGCCAAAAATCTTTTAGAACAAATagcaatttctaaacaaatccatttacaattataaataaaaattaatcttgaCCTTATTATTACTGGAAAATAGCTTCTTAGAtatgaagatttttttattacagcATATAAGTTTACCTCTATAATATAAGATTGATCGAATATTAAATAGCAgacaaatattttctaaatcattGTAAGTTAGTTACTAATGTTTTTCTGGGCAACCAATAAGCATCGTTCTAATTTCCATTTCTAGGttgaattaattaatattatatattttttttataaaaaaagcaGACGGctgatacaaatatataatgtttaaaatttagtgtcatacaaattgtatatagtttttatacaatttgttaggtttttttcaacaaaattaGAACTTTATTGATCTTCAAAATACATAGTCACAATACAATTTGTTAGGTTTATCAAGATATAGTTGTCAAGAAAAATGACAATTTTAGAAGAGATGTAAGAATGAATGGATGCTTTCTAATCTCAACCCTAGGTAAGaaattcatatttaaaatatattaatctaaaaaaattagttaaaaattacTATAGCGAATGTTATCTAAGAAAATTAAAAGTGAGTTTCCTCCTTATTCTAacctaaaaatatgaaaaaaaattaaattaaaattaggtAGAAAATGCTAGGTgcatgaaatattatttaatggaAATAGAGTGCCAAATATATGTTGATAGAGTTCTTCAAAATAAAAGATGTTTTTAAGAACACTATATtacagaataaaaaataaataaagtaacaATTGGAAGAGATTTTCAATGAATTGATGCCTTTTATTCCCAATATGAACCCTACATAAAAATCcaattataatattagtttaaaCCAATAATTTAGAATTGTCTAAGAACTAATATGGAAGTACAACGTACAACCAGTCaattctaaatgtttttttttcttcaatttagagatatttttttcaattttgtgcttagtttttttagttttagtagtTATTTTATTACTAACATCACAACATTTGCCCTTTTGATTTGGAGGTACTGCGAAACGAAATGAAAAAGTGGTTTTAAATCATGGATACTATAGACATACTGACTCTAAAACTCTGTATGGAAAACAGTACCAGAAGGATCAATGGGCTTTTGAGAAAGATATGTTTTCTGAGATTAACTCCACATATGAACGGTTTCCACATATGAACGGTAAATTAAGATATTAGTGGGTTGGGGATACAGAAAAAAGGATGGGGATACACATAAAAGGAGAGATGGCGAGAGAAAACATCAAGACCACGGTGGTGGTGAAAACATGCAACTTGTTTCCATACCAAATAAAACTCCACGGTACATGATGAAGAAAGTCTGTAGGAACCTTGATGATGTCATCTCGCTGGTGCGGTTGTTAAGCTGCGAGGagttaaactcgttttggaatCATTTCAGGgagttatttattttctatatggAGAGAGAGGAATACTCGTCTTCATTTCTCTGTTCTAAAACATGCACATTAtcttatagatatttttttattctacagTTTCTACAACTTATAAATGCAAGATGTAggttttttaactaaaatacataagaaaaatgtttgctttatttattttgccgtggctttaaaaataaagctaaaacatgattggtaaaaattaatagaaatttgaTGTAGGCTTTAACTTTGAAAAGTAAtcttaaagcatgattggtaaagtttaatgatttagaaaaaaaataaagctaaagtagGTAGATAAATCTCAACCAATCACCTCCGTTATCTTGTCAAGGAAGTACAATTGCAAATCAGGGCTCTCCTCCTTGGTCTTGATCAAGATACTGCAGTCTAAGGTCAAGTCCAACCAGACGTCATAACACCAAAATAGTGTAAGAGTTGATGTCTTCTCTCTCCAACCACACGGCATAAACAACTTCATTTTAGTGGGGCCCATGATATGATAACCACAACAATCAGGACCAATTATCAGTCATACACCTTGGTTTCATCCTGTGCACACTTATGAAACTAAAGAACTCAACCCAAAGTCGAGAAACGATATCAGTAACTTCCATAAACCTTGTTAACTTCAGGCAAACCCATACACTTAAACGTAATCAACCCAAGACGTCTCTTGAAACTACTAAAGTAGGTCtttaacgaaaacaaaaagACTATGAATATGATTGGCTTACGAAATGACACCATCTTCAATGGTGGCGGCAACAACGGTTTTAAAAATTCCTTCGAATGGAAACGAACCAAACCGTCATACCAATAGACGGATGAGACGACAACAACCTATTGAAGGGACAAATATAAACCGTCAAACTTGAAACTTTGCCGACCAACACCGTCACTAACCCACCGGAGTCGGGAAACTTGTGTCGGAAAAAAACTCTCCCGAGAGGAGAGAAGCACCATGTCGAAAATCACCATCAAAAGCCAATAAGGATGATGCCACAAGCTTTCCAATGGCAAGATCAGAGGAAACTAACCAGTTTCAAGGGAAATGAAAATATCCAGAGGGATAAAATCCCTCGATCTCCCATAGCAGTATCATCATGACCTTAGACATGTTGTGTAGAGGAATGTGGAACAGTGAAAATAAAACTCCTATGGACAGAGCCGCGAGAGACTatctatatttttggtaaagtgGCCTTTAGAATTGCCTTACAAATCGCACCCTTTGTTTTCCAAACGTTTCATAAGGCTTTCTCTATTTCTTTCTGTGTCAAGTTGTAATAATGTCTCTGATGAGAAGGTAaataagagattttttttggaaaaaattatGTAGGACAATAAAACTGAATGATAGTAAGAATGATGATGAAGGAAAGTGATAAAGAAacaatatactccctccgtttcttaTTGTCAATAGTTtaaggaaattttttttgtttcaaaatgtaagtagtttCCAAATATCTAGataacttttacatttattggatatagtgtaaccaatcaaataatatcaacttttttataattggttaaactaattaattaaatattatttttcttaaagtaCCAACTTTCTTAATATTAGTGTTTTTACTCTAAACTACTTACGTtgtgaaacagagggagtataaatttgttaagaaaatttactttgaaaCGTTGCATCTTTTGAGAAGCGTTGCGTATTTCCAAAAAATAGAACGTAAAGACACACCATTTGAAATAATAACCAATGATGTCATAGATTTAAATGTAACCAAGCCTTGACCACTAGATTACTTAACAAAGCAATTTCCACtgttacattaaatttttatttttctacaaaaaaatgatgatgtcaacaaaaacaaaaagcacgtttgctattatatatagattgtgAAAAGATGTTTTACagaatgtataaaaattaatttatgaatTAGCTGTATAACCGGATTTGACATAAACGGAATAGTAaaagcgatgttaaggaaaaAACGATTCAaaagagacatggagtcgatatataatctctttccttaactctaaatattcgctccgtagtgagacgggactgtacgaatatcgagtcccaggatacaacaaTGGTAGACGATCACCCTTCACTCGTgaatcgccctatcgaactataaatgTACGAAACACTATCGAACTATAGACTTACGGTAAGGGATTTTCTCTGTTGGTTTCCAATATAAAACGTAATGAAAATGATTGAAGAAGAGGCGAGTATTTAAAGAAGAGAACCAGATTTGATTTTCGAAACTGTTGCACACATTTAGCGAAAATATCTCTGAAATCTCGGGAGTGGAGAGTTGAGAAACTTTCTCCACAAGATCTCTCTTCTGTTGACTCGTTCTGATCCATTTCGAACAGACAAACTTCGTGTCGTTTTTAGACAAACTACGTGTCGTTTATTCACGAACGTcatgctatttttagaaatgaAATGGC
This genomic stretch from Brassica napus cultivar Da-Ae chromosome C9, Da-Ae, whole genome shotgun sequence harbors:
- the LOC106397380 gene encoding L-type lectin-domain containing receptor kinase I.8, encoding MAQGLDLTWMVISFLLLLLLIHLSSQQETRFIFNGFRQGDLNVAGVAQILPGGLLQLTNTSEQKMGQAFFKQPFEFNSSESLSFSTHFACAMVRKPGVTGGNGIAFFLSPTMNLSEADATQYLGLFNTTTNMSPSSRIFAVELDTVQSAEFDDINNNHVGVNVNSLTSTVSAPAAYFSDKEGKTKTINLLSGDSIQVWVDFDGTVLNVSLAPLRVQKPSQSLISTSLDLSALLQGRMFVGLSAATGQLANNHYILGWSFSRNKQSLQSLDISKLPKVPHPKKKLSPVLILLVIVLIIIVLLLLGGAYLYRRNKYAEVREEWEKEYGPHRYSYKTIYKATKGFHKDGFLGKGGFGEVYKGTLPREGDIAVKRFSHDGQRGMKQFVAEIASMGRLDHRNLVPLLGYCRRKGEFFLISKYMPNGSLDQLLFRGGESLSLPWTKRFWIVKGIASALCYLHREATQVVLHRDIKASNVMLDSEFNGKLGDFGMARYHDHGANPTTTGAVGTVGYMAPELTSMGASTRTDVYAFGAFLLEVACGRRPVEPTAAAERQFLVKWVCDCWRKKDILKARDPKLSGESYSSRSVELVMKVGLLCTNLVPEARPEMERVVQYLEELVPLPDFEPDSPGIGVLSSVMVGGSSSVVVSDGSGPVTESMFITHSIQYGEGR
- the LOC106397562 gene encoding L-type lectin-domain containing receptor kinase I.7-like, which codes for MIRGSLLGIIWMICCVCTSLQQETTFVYNGFDQGDHRIHLDGGARILRKNDVLQLTNETTTQIGRAFFEQPIEFKPSEPVSFSTHFVCALVRVGDVSGHGMAFFVSHSTDFVGAEPTRFFGLFNANGAASTRVLAVELDISKAPDVLDISDNHVGIDVNSAKSVKAENASYFSDREGRKVDMNLLSGDPIQVWVDYVGTTLNVSIAPLENQKPSRPLLSSPSINLTEIVQGRRMFVGFSGATGSIMVNQYLLGWSFSKSMASLQKIDISKLPKVPHPSNKNKSSSTVRNALLGLIAFLVLGLVFGAYMYRRNLYAEVREEWEKEYGPLRYSYKSLYKATKGFSRDEFLGKGGFGEVYKGTLPRNIELREVAVKKVSHEGEHGMKQFVSEIVCMRSLKHRSLVPLLGYCRRKHELILVSEYMPNGSLDHYLFNHDRPTLPWPRRFAILKDIALALSYLHTEADQVVIHRDIKASNVMLDAEFNGRLGDFGMSRLYDRGTDPSTTAAVGTIGYMAPELTTMGPSTVTDVYAFGVFLLEITCGRRPVEAGFSAAKRFLVQWVGERWRRSSLLDVVDPRLTEFSSWEVERVLKVGLLCANLAPEARPSMEQVVQYLNGNLALPEFWPYSPGIGVLTPTAFSQAQLMVPSLSLSSSSSNNSMFITHSLLYGSGR